TCTTTCAGGCTTCACCATTTCTTTCAGGTCGATGGTCTTGTTATCAAGTGTTTTCAGTTTGATGGAAGGCAGGTCTTTGTTGATTTTTTGTCCAAAGGAAGTAAACATGATTCCTGTGAGCAGTGTGATAAATAATATCCTTTTCATTGTTTTTAATTTGGGTGCAAAAATAAGTTTTTAATAAACTCTCAAATAACATGCTAAATTATTTTTATCATTTGCTCAGGATGCAATCTATTGCATATTTTCAAGTAATTTTGTGTTAGTATTTTTTAACAAATTTGAATGACAAATCCATGCTAAAGAAAACTGTACTTATCAGTCTGACTATTTTTCTTATGTTGACAGGAAAAATTTTTGCTCAGGAAAGGTTTCCTTACCGTAGTATTGACGAAGATGATACATGGGTAGCATTGGCAAACTTCACAATATTCTATCACTTGTTTATTAAGGATGATGTTAAACCTTTGACCATAGACGAAATCAATAAATTGAACCGTCAGAAGATACCTTTTTTCGACAGATTTGCTATCGATAACTACTCTCCTGTTTCGGCAAAATGGAGTGACAGGCTGTTGATTTCATCTGTCGCAGTCAGTACCCTGTCGTCTTTTATCCTGCCTGTTTTTAATGCTGATTCAAAAAAAGATTACTTATGGCAATTTCTTAATCTGGCCAAATTAACATTTACAGTAAATTATTTATGTATATCATTTACCGATTTTTCAAAAATCACTTTTACACGTCCCCGCCCCTATGTTTACCGTTCCGATACTACTTTTGACAAATTTGCACAGGATGCAAGGTTTTCTTTTTTTTCCGGGCATACTTCCATTGCGGCAGCCAATTGCTTTCTGGCAGCCCGGCTGTGTTATGACTATTATCCTGAAGCTAAATGGAAAAAATTTGTTTTGATAGGAGCAGCTATTTTTCCTGCCTGTGTGGGCTATCTGCGTGTGGATGCCGGTAAACATTTTTTAAGCGATGTGGTAACTGGCTATGCAGTTGGAGCATTGTGTGGCTGGTTTTATCCAAAAACCTTAAAATTAAACCAAAATAAAACTAAAATTTCCCTTTTCCCCTTTCAATCAGGACGTTACAATGGACTGGCTGCCCAGATAACATTTTAGTATCTACTGAACCACAAATTTTGCCTGCCCGATTTTTTCATTCATGCCGAAAATCTCAACTGAATACATCCCTGCAGGTAAATTATCCCTGTAAATCAATATTTTATCTTTTCCAATCTGATATTTGAAATAAACCTCCTGCCCTATTGAATTAAAGAACCTTGCATGAATCTGTTCCTCAGATGAAACCACGATACTGGCTGAAGAAGAAAATGGATTGGGAATAACTTGTAATGAATAATTCTTTAAGTTTTCCGTTAGTCCTGCTCCGGTAACCGTGATATCTTTACAGGTCGGCTGGCTGTATCCGGCTGAATTTTTTACAATCAGGCAAACATGGTGGAGTCCGTTTACCCTGAAGGTGTAAACGGGATTTTTCAAAGCTGATGAATCATTCCCTTTATCGTCAAAATCC
The Sphingobacteriales bacterium DNA segment above includes these coding regions:
- a CDS encoding phosphatase PAP2 family protein; translation: MLKKTVLISLTIFLMLTGKIFAQERFPYRSIDEDDTWVALANFTIFYHLFIKDDVKPLTIDEINKLNRQKIPFFDRFAIDNYSPVSAKWSDRLLISSVAVSTLSSFILPVFNADSKKDYLWQFLNLAKLTFTVNYLCISFTDFSKITFTRPRPYVYRSDTTFDKFAQDARFSFFSGHTSIAAANCFLAARLCYDYYPEAKWKKFVLIGAAIFPACVGYLRVDAGKHFLSDVVTGYAVGALCGWFYPKTLKLNQNKTKISLFPFQSGRYNGLAAQITF